From a region of the Pectobacterium aquaticum genome:
- a CDS encoding sugar phosphate isomerase/epimerase family protein yields the protein MAIGLSTYAFFWRASSRVPKPLGLQAMLEQTAESGAGVFQICDYAAVETLSPAELEKLRQHAADLGIQLELGTRGLDTAHLMRYLTMARALDVRFIRTMFNTATHKPTQDEALTLLRQVLPEFERHDIQLGLETYEQVKTRDVLAVVDAIDSPALGICLDPGNCVAALEYPREVIELTAPRVVNLHIKDFAFARQEGWVGFTYSGCLLGTGLLDYDVLHQKVRPNERNINQIVEHWLPWQANAEETCRLEDAWTRHSLNYLYTRNPYAGRSSPTTHSI from the coding sequence ATGGCAATCGGATTAAGTACCTATGCATTCTTCTGGCGAGCCTCTTCTCGTGTGCCAAAGCCGCTGGGATTGCAAGCTATGCTGGAGCAAACGGCGGAGTCTGGTGCGGGCGTTTTCCAGATTTGTGATTACGCCGCGGTCGAAACACTCTCACCTGCCGAATTGGAAAAACTGCGGCAGCACGCCGCCGATTTAGGCATTCAACTGGAGTTGGGGACGCGGGGGTTAGACACGGCGCACCTGATGCGCTATCTCACCATGGCGCGTGCGCTGGATGTCCGTTTTATCCGTACGATGTTCAACACGGCAACACATAAGCCAACGCAAGACGAGGCGCTTACGTTACTGCGTCAGGTGCTGCCTGAGTTTGAGCGGCATGACATCCAACTGGGGCTGGAAACTTACGAACAGGTAAAAACGCGCGACGTCCTGGCCGTGGTTGACGCCATCGACAGCCCAGCACTGGGGATTTGTCTCGATCCCGGCAACTGTGTTGCTGCGCTGGAGTATCCGCGCGAGGTGATTGAGCTGACGGCTCCACGCGTGGTTAACCTGCATATCAAAGATTTTGCCTTTGCCCGTCAGGAAGGGTGGGTGGGCTTTACCTATTCCGGATGTCTGCTGGGAACCGGCCTGCTGGATTACGACGTGCTTCACCAGAAAGTCCGTCCGAACGAACGAAACATTAACCAGATCGTCGAGCATTGGCTGCCGTGGCAAGCCAATGCGGAAGAAACCTGCCGTCTGGAAGACGCCTGGACGCGCCATAGCCTGAACTACCTGTATACCCGAAACCCGTACGCAGGCCGTTCATCACCGACAACGCATTCTATTTAA
- a CDS encoding L-erythrulose-1-phosphate isomerase, with product MSSRKLTLGVSLKMYFGYQQTLDWCQHIQAMVAQHPLSSLPSVRLFVLPAFPTLAPVVQRFAESPVHVGAQDLHWVDNGAFTGEVSGTMLHEMGCRYVEIGHAERRRYFGETDEHFALKTAAAWRNGLTPVLCVGEEKRGSTQQAIDTCQAQLAAALDLAQKQQLTGELVLAYEPQWAIGSTEPAPTAYIREVCQALKQHVPTQAGVREGRIIYGGSAGPGLLSQLGDSADGLFLGRFAHDPAAFNAIMDEAFVLGSQT from the coding sequence ATGAGTTCCCGCAAATTAACGCTGGGCGTCAGCCTGAAAATGTATTTCGGCTACCAGCAGACGCTCGACTGGTGCCAGCACATTCAGGCGATGGTGGCACAGCATCCATTATCGTCACTGCCTTCGGTCAGGCTATTTGTTCTGCCCGCTTTTCCGACCTTAGCCCCCGTTGTGCAACGGTTTGCCGAGTCACCCGTTCATGTTGGTGCACAAGATCTGCACTGGGTGGATAACGGTGCTTTCACTGGGGAAGTGAGCGGCACCATGCTGCACGAAATGGGGTGTCGCTATGTCGAAATCGGGCACGCCGAGCGTCGCCGCTATTTTGGTGAAACGGATGAGCATTTCGCGCTGAAAACAGCGGCGGCCTGGCGTAATGGCTTGACTCCGGTGCTGTGCGTTGGCGAAGAGAAACGCGGTTCGACGCAGCAGGCAATCGACACCTGTCAGGCTCAGCTGGCGGCGGCGCTGGATCTGGCCCAGAAGCAACAGCTGACGGGCGAGCTGGTACTGGCCTACGAACCACAGTGGGCGATTGGCAGCACGGAACCCGCCCCGACGGCCTACATCCGCGAAGTTTGTCAGGCATTAAAACAGCACGTTCCAACACAGGCAGGTGTGCGCGAGGGACGAATTATTTATGGCGGTAGCGCGGGGCCGGGATTGCTTAGTCAGCTTGGCGATTCGGCTGATGGCCTGTTTCTGGGGCGTTTTGCCCACGATCCGGCGGCGTTTAACGCCATTATGGATGAAGCCTTCGTGCTCGGCTCGCAGACGTAA
- a CDS encoding L-erythrulose kinase: MTYLFNQPSAFARELTEGFVAAHADKVRQVPGGVVRSTRSREGGVAIVAGGGSGHYPAFAGLVGQGLAHGAAMGNLFASPSAQQICSVARAAHNGGGVLLTFGNYAGDVLHFGQAKARLNAEGIPCELLAVTDDISSAPLNESQKRRGVAGDLMVFKAASAAAEAGYDLAAVLEVAERANQRTRSLGVAFSGCTLPGAEHPLFTVPEGMMAVGMGIHGEPGIRDVPISTADELAELLVSSLLEEVPQGIATISGQRISVVLNGLGGVKYEELFVVYRRVSQLLVEQGLTVVEPEVGELVTSFDMAGLSLTLFWLDEELERFWRAPADAPAFRKGSMSPAEPLAERTFTTELDVIPTATAASKAAAHCVAAALNAARDVVLANVTELGRIDAIAGDGDHGIGMERGVIAAAEKAAEMLEQQAGAGTLLQRAADAWADRAGGTSGAIWGVALNALGTVLGDEQRPDGRRVADGVRQAKESVMHFGKAKPGDKTLVDALIPFSLALTQRVDAGMRLPDAWQQAAQCAQQAADDTAQLLPKMGRARPLAEKSLGTPDAGAISLAMILDAISVVLNSETTASPSRQTAMQAESER, encoded by the coding sequence ATGACGTATTTGTTCAACCAACCTTCTGCTTTCGCTCGGGAACTGACCGAAGGCTTTGTGGCGGCGCATGCTGACAAAGTGCGTCAGGTGCCTGGCGGCGTGGTCAGAAGCACTCGCAGTCGTGAAGGTGGGGTCGCCATTGTGGCCGGGGGGGGCTCCGGCCACTACCCGGCGTTTGCTGGCCTGGTCGGGCAAGGGCTGGCGCACGGTGCGGCGATGGGCAACCTGTTTGCTTCGCCATCCGCCCAGCAGATCTGCTCCGTCGCTCGAGCGGCACACAATGGCGGTGGTGTACTGCTGACGTTTGGTAACTATGCAGGCGATGTGCTTCATTTCGGACAGGCCAAGGCGCGTCTGAATGCGGAGGGCATTCCATGTGAACTGCTGGCGGTTACCGATGACATTTCCAGTGCGCCACTGAACGAATCGCAAAAACGTCGTGGAGTGGCGGGCGATCTGATGGTCTTCAAAGCAGCCTCTGCGGCAGCGGAAGCGGGCTACGATTTGGCCGCCGTGCTTGAGGTTGCCGAGCGTGCCAACCAGCGCACCCGTTCACTCGGCGTAGCCTTTTCAGGCTGTACGTTGCCGGGTGCGGAACACCCGCTGTTCACCGTCCCCGAAGGAATGATGGCGGTGGGCATGGGGATTCACGGTGAACCGGGCATTCGCGATGTGCCTATTTCAACCGCCGATGAGCTGGCTGAGCTTTTGGTCAGTTCACTGCTGGAAGAGGTGCCGCAAGGTATTGCGACGATCTCTGGGCAGCGGATCAGCGTAGTGCTCAACGGCCTCGGCGGCGTGAAATACGAAGAGCTGTTTGTGGTTTATCGCCGTGTTTCGCAACTGCTGGTTGAGCAGGGGCTGACGGTGGTCGAGCCGGAAGTGGGGGAACTTGTGACCAGCTTCGATATGGCGGGTCTGTCGCTCACGCTGTTCTGGCTGGATGAGGAACTAGAGCGTTTTTGGCGAGCACCTGCGGATGCACCAGCATTTCGTAAAGGCAGCATGTCTCCCGCCGAACCGCTGGCTGAGCGGACATTCACCACAGAACTGGATGTGATTCCCACCGCGACGGCGGCATCGAAAGCGGCGGCACACTGTGTTGCGGCGGCGCTGAATGCCGCGCGTGACGTTGTGCTGGCGAACGTCACAGAATTAGGGCGTATCGATGCGATTGCCGGAGATGGCGATCACGGCATTGGCATGGAACGCGGGGTGATTGCCGCTGCGGAAAAAGCGGCGGAGATGCTGGAACAGCAGGCGGGGGCCGGTACGTTATTGCAACGTGCGGCAGATGCCTGGGCCGATCGGGCTGGAGGAACCTCTGGCGCAATCTGGGGCGTCGCGTTGAATGCGCTGGGAACCGTATTGGGTGATGAACAACGCCCTGACGGTCGCCGTGTGGCAGATGGCGTGCGTCAGGCCAAAGAAAGCGTGATGCATTTCGGCAAAGCGAAACCGGGGGATAAAACGCTGGTGGATGCTCTGATCCCCTTTAGTCTCGCGCTCACACAGCGGGTGGACGCGGGAATGCGCTTGCCAGATGCCTGGCAGCAGGCCGCGCAGTGCGCGCAGCAGGCGGCTGACGACACGGCGCAGCTGTTACCCAAAATGGGTCGCGCTCGCCCGCTGGCAGAAAAAAGCCTGGGAACACCTGATGCGGGTGCGATATCGCTAGCCATGATTCTTGACGCTATCTCGGTGGTATTGAACAGCGAGACGACGGCTAGCCCTTCACGTCAGACGGCGATGCAAGCGGAGAGTGAGCGATGA
- a CDS encoding MFS transporter — protein MSKVSAAATAGQSATKPSTTTPSAVEQSAIRKISWRLVPFVGLMFFINFLDRTAISFAGPNGMNTDLALTVAQFGLASGIFFIGYILLEVPSNLALHRFGARKWLSRIMVSWGIVSLLFTWVSSLEGLYILRFLLGIAEAGFFPGAILFLSMWVPARYRSRILSLFYLAQPLTVVLGAPLAAWLIEQHGLFGLSGWRVMFLGVSVPAIIVGLITWFYLVDRPADAKWLNADEKRWLVSELESEHATKNHSKHPGVMTVMFNKRVWVLCLIYFGFIYGLYALAFFLPTIIAGFQQQFGTTFNVMDKGLITAIPYLPAAIVMYFWSRDATRRGCRSWHIAIPALTGAISIPLALFMESPTATIAVITVTACSIFAALPNFWTLPTQFLTGASAAAAIALINTIGNVAGFSAGYITGAVRGVTGTYVLPMMIVGGLMLLSAVLIVLLSRSDRLSKSASATQEH, from the coding sequence ATGAGTAAAGTATCGGCTGCGGCAACGGCGGGGCAATCTGCCACAAAACCGTCCACCACCACACCATCTGCTGTAGAACAATCGGCCATTCGCAAGATCTCCTGGCGTTTGGTGCCTTTCGTCGGCTTGATGTTTTTCATTAACTTCCTCGATCGTACGGCTATTTCGTTCGCGGGACCGAATGGCATGAACACCGATCTTGCGCTCACCGTGGCGCAGTTCGGGCTGGCTTCTGGCATTTTCTTCATTGGTTATATTCTGCTGGAAGTCCCAAGTAATCTGGCGCTGCACCGTTTCGGCGCGCGCAAATGGCTGTCACGCATTATGGTGTCGTGGGGCATCGTGTCATTGCTGTTTACCTGGGTAAGCAGTCTTGAAGGGTTGTATATCCTACGTTTCCTGCTGGGGATTGCGGAGGCGGGCTTTTTCCCTGGCGCGATCTTGTTCCTCAGTATGTGGGTGCCTGCCCGCTACCGTAGCAGGATCCTGTCACTGTTCTATCTGGCACAGCCGCTGACGGTGGTGTTAGGCGCGCCGCTGGCCGCCTGGTTGATTGAGCAGCATGGCCTGTTCGGGTTGTCCGGTTGGCGGGTGATGTTCCTCGGCGTCTCTGTTCCCGCCATTATTGTTGGCCTCATTACCTGGTTCTATCTGGTGGATCGTCCGGCCGATGCCAAGTGGCTGAATGCCGATGAAAAACGCTGGCTGGTCAGTGAACTGGAAAGCGAGCATGCCACCAAAAATCACAGCAAACACCCTGGCGTGATGACCGTGATGTTCAACAAACGCGTCTGGGTACTGTGCCTGATTTACTTCGGTTTTATTTACGGCCTCTACGCGCTGGCGTTCTTCCTGCCCACAATTATCGCGGGTTTCCAACAGCAGTTCGGCACGACGTTCAACGTCATGGATAAAGGGCTGATTACCGCGATCCCTTACTTGCCTGCGGCCATCGTGATGTATTTCTGGTCGCGTGATGCAACGCGCCGCGGCTGTCGTTCATGGCACATCGCCATCCCTGCGCTGACGGGGGCGATCAGCATTCCGCTGGCGCTGTTCATGGAATCGCCTACGGCGACCATTGCGGTGATCACCGTAACGGCCTGCTCCATCTTCGCCGCACTACCTAACTTCTGGACATTACCGACCCAGTTCCTGACGGGGGCGTCAGCGGCAGCGGCCATCGCGCTCATCAATACCATTGGCAATGTTGCCGGATTTTCAGCGGGATACATCACCGGTGCGGTGCGGGGTGTGACGGGAACCTACGTGCTGCCTATGATGATTGTCGGCGGGCTAATGCTGCTTTCCGCCGTGTTGATTGTCCTGCTCAGCCGTTCGGACCGGTTATCGAAATCCGCATCAGCAACACAGGAGCATTAA
- the rpiB gene encoding ribose 5-phosphate isomerase B, with product MLSIAIGADSAAIDLKNTITDYLQQKGLTVTDYSYDPTGENPIYPDVAYTLAHAIKDGKHQRGILLCGTGIGMSIVANKVNGIRAAQCHDTYSAQRARKSNDAQVIALGARVIGPELAKEIVGAWLDAEFEGGGSAPKVEKISYYEHQENHR from the coding sequence ATGCTCTCGATTGCAATTGGTGCAGACAGCGCCGCGATTGATCTGAAAAACACGATTACTGATTATTTACAGCAGAAGGGGCTGACGGTGACCGACTACAGCTACGATCCCACTGGGGAAAACCCGATCTACCCCGATGTTGCCTACACGCTGGCACACGCGATCAAAGACGGTAAGCACCAGCGTGGGATCCTGCTGTGCGGCACCGGGATCGGCATGAGTATCGTGGCTAACAAGGTCAATGGCATTCGTGCCGCTCAGTGCCATGACACCTATTCCGCTCAGCGAGCCAGAAAGAGTAACGATGCGCAGGTAATCGCACTGGGCGCTCGGGTTATCGGCCCTGAACTGGCAAAAGAGATTGTCGGTGCCTGGCTGGATGCCGAGTTTGAAGGCGGCGGATCGGCACCGAAAGTCGAGAAAATCAGCTACTACGAACACCAAGAAAATCATCGGTAA
- the tal gene encoding transaldolase: MNQLEALKQFTVVVADSGDIDSIRQFSPQDATTNPSLILKAATLPQYQPLFDDAIAYANQQGGSPETRLINASDRLAVNIGAEVLKSIPGRISTEVDARLSFDRGMCVAKARKLIGMYQEKDIPRSRILIKLAATWEGIRAAEELEKEGINCNLTLLFSFAQARACAEAGVFLISPFVGRIYDWHQEKQPTRDYQAESDPGVISVRHIYDYYKRHRYQTVIMGASFRKVEQILALAGCDRLTISPALLEQLKNSHAPVERQLTPSTEAFNPPSPLSEAEFRWEHCQDAMAVDKLAEGIRLFAADQQKLEALLAAKL, translated from the coding sequence ATGAATCAATTAGAAGCCCTTAAGCAATTTACCGTGGTGGTCGCCGATAGCGGCGATATCGACTCTATTCGTCAATTTTCGCCACAAGATGCCACCACAAATCCGTCCCTGATTCTGAAAGCCGCCACCCTGCCCCAGTATCAACCACTGTTTGATGACGCGATCGCCTATGCAAACCAACAAGGCGGTAGTCCGGAAACGCGGCTCATCAACGCTAGCGATCGACTGGCCGTGAATATCGGTGCAGAAGTGCTGAAAAGCATCCCGGGCCGCATCTCCACCGAAGTGGATGCTCGCCTCTCGTTCGATCGCGGTATGTGCGTAGCGAAAGCGCGCAAGCTCATTGGGATGTATCAGGAAAAAGACATCCCGCGTTCACGCATTCTGATCAAGCTTGCCGCCACTTGGGAAGGGATTCGCGCGGCTGAAGAGCTGGAAAAAGAAGGGATCAACTGCAACCTGACGCTGCTGTTCTCGTTTGCTCAGGCGCGCGCCTGCGCCGAAGCGGGCGTCTTTCTGATCTCGCCGTTTGTTGGTCGGATTTATGACTGGCATCAGGAAAAGCAGCCCACCCGCGACTATCAGGCTGAGAGCGATCCTGGCGTGATCTCCGTGCGTCATATTTATGACTATTACAAACGCCACCGCTACCAAACCGTGATCATGGGCGCCAGCTTCCGCAAAGTGGAACAGATTCTGGCGCTGGCGGGATGCGATCGCCTGACGATTTCCCCCGCGCTGCTGGAGCAATTGAAAAACAGCCATGCTCCGGTCGAACGCCAACTGACGCCGTCGACCGAAGCGTTCAATCCCCCTTCGCCGCTGTCTGAAGCCGAGTTCCGCTGGGAACACTGTCAGGATGCGATGGCCGTCGATAAACTGGCGGAAGGCATTCGCCTGTTCGCTGCCGATCAACAAAAGCTGGAAGCACTGTTGGCGGCCAAGCTGTAA